In Penaeus chinensis breed Huanghai No. 1 chromosome 40, ASM1920278v2, whole genome shotgun sequence, one genomic interval encodes:
- the LOC125047129 gene encoding nascent polypeptide-associated complex subunit alpha, muscle-specific form-like, translated as MTDPRDPSLPGCRGRSSDKLNPVCLPMSAVSLRKVFEIAPEGSKLKVWMPASAQRGTCYRKVAPRDKGLRRAFLSPRPPSALITRAPEGLPLPPAALRPHNKGSGGPSSPPGRPSPSKQGLRRAFLSPRPPSALITRAPEGLPLPPAALRPQNKGSGGPSSPPGRPPPS; from the exons ATGACAGACCCCCGAGACCCAAGCCTCCCCGGGTGCCGCGGACGGAGTAGTGACAAGCTGAACCCTGTGTGCCTTCCTATGTCTGCCGTCTCTCTAAGGAAGGTATTTGAAATTGCACCAGAAGGGTCAAAACTGAAAGTTTGGATGCCTGCGTCCGCTCAAAGAGGAACTTGCTACAGGAAAGTAGCACCTAGGGACAAAG GGCTCCGGagggccttcctctccccccggccgccctccgccctcaTAACAAGGGCTCCGGagggccttcctctccccccggccGCCCTTCGCCCTCATAACAAGGGCTCCGGagggccttcctctccccccggccGCCCTTCGCCCTCAAAACAAGGGCTCCGGagggccttcctctccccccggccgccctccgccctcaTAACAAGGGCTCCGGagggccttcctctccccccggccGCCCTTCGCCCTCAAAACAAGGGCTCCGGagggccttcctctccccccggccgccctccgccctcaTAA